Within Thermococcus sp. EP1, the genomic segment GTACTGCCCTCCGAGAGGGGGCGGGAAACCGAGGCCGCCGCCGGCCACTCAAATGCCCGGGTGGTGTAGCCAGGCCCATCATGCGGGACTGTCACTCCCGCGACTCGGGTTCAAATCCCGACCCGGGCGCCAAGATTCTTTTAAGTTATCTAAAGCTTCAAATGCTTTCTAATTGTCTCCAACTCAACTTTTGCTGTCATGTCAAGATTTATTGGTGTTACACTAACTTTTTTCTCAACTTTCACTGCATACATGTCTGTTCCTGGTTCTAGAATATCCTTGGGACATTGGGTTCCTACTATCCAATAGTATGGGTTTCCTTTGGGATCTATTCTCTCTTCAACCGATGCCATATACATTCTTTTTGCAAGTCGCGTGAGTTTTATTGGAGTATCTTTGCTTGCACCAAATGGAATATTAACGTTGAGCATATCTACACTTTTGGGCATTCCTTGAGTTAGAACGGCTTTTGCGACTTTTCTTAAGAAAAACTTAGCAATAGAAAAGTCTATTTCTTCACCTTCACCAAATTTATGTTTTTCTCGGTTAACCTCTAAGCTTATGGCAATACTTGGAATATCATGAGTGGCCGCCTCTATAGCAGCACTTGCTGTTCCAGATATTGTTATTTCGGTACTCATGTTTTCTCCAAGGTTTATTCCACTAATTGCAAGGTCGAATGTTCCAAATCTTGCCATGGCAAAGACTACACAGTCAACAGGCATACCATCCAGAGCGTAAGCTATTCTTGCCCCTTCAATGTTTATTCTTTTTGCTCTCAATGGTCTGTGGAGAGTCATGGCCCTTCCACTCGCACTTCGCTGGAACATTGGGGCCACAACATAGATCTCTCCAAGATCTTGAAGGGCCTCAACGGCTGCTTTTATCCCTTTTGAATAGATCCCGTCATCATTGGTTATTAAGATCTTAACCATCTCTTAACCTCCACGTGCCGTCATCTCTTTTTTAATATTCTCCGGTAGAGAGAGATAAGCTACTATTTCGAGTATTTTTCCGATGATAATCAATAATGCTCCTATTCCAAATACGATCAATAAAATCGCACCTACAAAATACAGGAGCCCTGTTGTTCTGAATATCCCCACTTCGGTCTCAATGCTTATACTCTCATAACTCTTTTTGAGGTAATAAGATCCAAGAACAAAAAGAATCCATGCTAGTATTCCTCCTATTAAGAGACCCTTAATAATTTGTCCAAGGCTCTCCAGTCCTTTTCCTGCTAAGTTCCAAAATATCCCTTGTAATACTGTGATCCCTATGACCGAGATAAGTGCAATCAGAAACACAAAAAAGGCCCCTAAGTGGAGTATAAATGCCACTAAATAATCTTTAAATATGTCGTCCCTATTAACTGCGAGGGAAATCTCTTTTACAGCCAATAAAATCAATATAAATCCTATTATGCTTATCAGATTCCCAATTCTTGGGATATTCCCGCCAAGAATCGAAAGTATGGCTCCTACACTCCCATAAGTTTTTGCTTGAGTTAGCCCCATGATATCACCATAATGCTTTTCCTTTTCTTCTATATGAGCATTTCCATCAAGCTTAAAAAGACCTTTCCTAAGCTTTGGTAGGTGGGAATTAATGACATTTTGGACAAGTGAAGACAACGTTGCGGGGAAAAAAGGGAATGCTCTTTATGTTATCCTTCCGACTATTGGATGTTATCGATATAGAATTGGAGAAGCATGTTATATGTGTTCTTACCCTGCAGAGGCTCCAAAAATACCTTGGAGTCAAGAGGAACTCATTCAATATTTTAAAAAGGCTTTGAAAAAGATCGAAGGTAAAAAAGGCCCTATTTCAGTTAGAATATTTACTTCAGGAAGCTTTCTTGATGATGGAGAAGTTAAGCCTGAAACGAGGAGGGAAATCTTCTCTGTACTGGCAGAGACTGAAAATGTTGAGGAAATTGTTGTAGAAAGCCGTTCAGAATTAGTTAGGTATGAAACTATCACGGAATTGGTCGAACTGATCGGGGATAAATATTTTGAGGTAGCCATAGGTTTGGAAACTGCAAATGATGATGTAGCTGATGTTGGCATAAATAAGGGGAATACCTTTGAAGAATTTATCAAGGCCAGTGAAATTATTAAAAAAGCAGGGGCTCATGTGAAGACTTATCTGCTCTTTAAACCTATTTTCTTAAGCGAAAGCGATGCTATTAGAGATCTAAAGGAGAGCATAAGGAAAGCGGCCCCATATACAGATACGTTTTCCATAAATATAACGAATATTCAAAGAGGTACGACATATGAAAGATTATGGGAGAAAGGAGAGTATAGAACTCCTTGGCTCTGGAGTGTTGTAGATGTTCTTAAATGGGCCAAAAATACTTTTCCCGAAAAAAGGATTCTAAGCGATCCTGTTGGAGCAGGGTCAAAAAGAGGTCCTCGTAATTGTGGCAAATGCGACAAAATGGTTGCAAGGGCTATTAGGGAGTTCTCAAATACTCAAGATTTAAAGTATCTCGAAGAAATCACACATGGATGTATTGAAGAATGGCAGTATATAGTGACTGAAGGACTTATGGATTGGCAGCTTCAACTCTTGTGAGCTTTCTATTTTTACAAACATCAAGATAATATCCTAAAACCTCAACTTAAAATAGGTCATTGGATGCTTGTTTATGTGCAATAAACTGATATGTGTTGGTATTTAGAGTCTTAACAAGCAACTTAGTCTCCATCCATGTACATAGGTGAGAAAATTTTCGAAAACTTTAAATGTTTTACATAAGTAAAAAGAGTTAGCGGATTGTAGGTGATGCTTATGGCAAATGTCGAAGTTAAAAAGGAAGGATATTTGTCTATTGGGAAAACAGAGGCAGTTGAGATAAGCGTGGACACTTTCCTATGCAAGG encodes:
- the surE gene encoding 5'/3'-nucleotidase SurE; the encoded protein is MVKILITNDDGIYSKGIKAAVEALQDLGEIYVVAPMFQRSASGRAMTLHRPLRAKRINIEGARIAYALDGMPVDCVVFAMARFGTFDLAISGINLGENMSTEITISGTASAAIEAATHDIPSIAISLEVNREKHKFGEGEEIDFSIAKFFLRKVAKAVLTQGMPKSVDMLNVNIPFGASKDTPIKLTRLAKRMYMASVEERIDPKGNPYYWIVGTQCPKDILEPGTDMYAVKVEKKVSVTPINLDMTAKVELETIRKHLKL
- a CDS encoding DUF996 domain-containing protein, giving the protein MGLTQAKTYGSVGAILSILGGNIPRIGNLISIIGFILILLAVKEISLAVNRDDIFKDYLVAFILHLGAFFVFLIALISVIGITVLQGIFWNLAGKGLESLGQIIKGLLIGGILAWILFVLGSYYLKKSYESISIETEVGIFRTTGLLYFVGAILLIVFGIGALLIIIGKILEIVAYLSLPENIKKEMTARGG
- a CDS encoding archaeosine biosynthesis radical SAM protein RaSEA → MTFWTSEDNVAGKKGNALYVILPTIGCYRYRIGEACYMCSYPAEAPKIPWSQEELIQYFKKALKKIEGKKGPISVRIFTSGSFLDDGEVKPETRREIFSVLAETENVEEIVVESRSELVRYETITELVELIGDKYFEVAIGLETANDDVADVGINKGNTFEEFIKASEIIKKAGAHVKTYLLFKPIFLSESDAIRDLKESIRKAAPYTDTFSINITNIQRGTTYERLWEKGEYRTPWLWSVVDVLKWAKNTFPEKRILSDPVGAGSKRGPRNCGKCDKMVARAIREFSNTQDLKYLEEITHGCIEEWQYIVTEGLMDWQLQLL